The Benincasa hispida cultivar B227 chromosome 11, ASM972705v1, whole genome shotgun sequence genome has a segment encoding these proteins:
- the LOC120090063 gene encoding classical arabinogalactan protein 9-like produces MASARAMLVLALSLLALFSSSIAQSPSPAPGPASAAAPPPSSPPPVAAPPTTPPPAASPPPTISTPPAAAPPAIPPMMASPPSMESSPGPGPMPDSPPSPPGPSPSPMSMSPPTPAPAPSPPSPPPPSAGFSIHQGGYKAAAAAVLGGLAVFLV; encoded by the coding sequence ATGGCTTCTGCACGTGCCATGCTCGTGCTCGCCCTCTCTCTTCTTGCTCTTTTCTCctcttccattgctcaatctccTTCCCCTGCTCCAGGTCCCGCCTCCGCCGCCGCACCGCCGCCGTCAAGCCCCCCGCCGGTTGCAGCTCCCCCAACTACACCTCCCCCTGCAGCCTCACCGCCGCCAACCATCTCAACTCCACCGGCGGCGGCTCCTCCCGCCATCCCACCGATGATGGCTTCTCCACCGTCTATGGAGTCAAGCCCAGGCCCAGGCCCAATGCCCGACAGCCCACCATCACCTCCAGGTCCAAGTCCAAGCCCAATGTCTATGTCTCCGCCGACTCCGGCGCCAGCTCCATCGCCGCCGTCTCCTCCGCCGCCGAGCGCGGGATTTTCTATCCACCAGGGTGGTTACAAGGCGGCTGCTGCGGCGGTGTTGGGTGGCCTAGCCGTCTTCTTGGTTTAA